A segment of the Actinomyces sp. oral taxon 171 str. F0337 genome:
GATCCGCAGCGCCGCCGCGGGGACGGTCGCCTTCGCCGGCATGGTGGCCGGACGTCCCGTGGTCTCCGTCGATCACGCCGACGGGATCCGCACCACTTATGAGCCGGTCGAACCGACTGTCAGCGCGGGTGACACGGTGGGAGCGGGGCAGGTCATCGGCACCCTGCTGCCGGGGCACCGCTCGGACGGGGTCTGCGCCCTGCACTGGGGTGCACGCACCGGCCCCAAGACCTACATCAACCCACTGCGCCTGCTGCAGCCGGCCGTCATCCGCCTCAAGCCCCTTCACTGAGAACAAGGCCCCGACGAGTTCCGCTCAGGCCCGAGGGAAGGCCTGCTCATAGACGCTGCGCAGCCGCTCCGCCGAGACGTGGGTGTAGCGCTGGGTGGTGGCCAGTGAGGAGTGACCGAGGAGCTCCTGGACGCTGCGCAGGTCCGCTCCCCCACCCAGGACGTGGGTGGCGGTGCTGTGCCGCAGTCCGTGCGGGCCAAGATCGGGGACCTGGGCGGCCGAGCACAGGCGGTGGACGACGTCGCGCACCGCCCTGGGATCGATGCGTCGCCCCCGCGCTCCGAGGAAGAGGGCGCCTCCTGCGTCGACGGCGCAGATCTCACCGCGCCGACGCAGCCATTCCTCCAGCGCTCTGGCGGCGGGCAGCCCGTAGGGGACGGTCCGTTCCTTACGGCCCTTCCCCAGGACTCGCAGGGTCCGTTGAGAGTGGTCGAGGTCGGCGACATCAAGACCGATGAGCTCGGACACCCGCACGCCGGTCGCGTACAACGTCTCGATGATGGCGAGATCACGCACAGCCAGGACCTGCCTGTCCGAGGCGAGGTCCGCGGCGGTCTTGAGCAGCTGCGAGGCCTGCTGAGTCGTCAGCACGCCGGGCAGGCGGTTGTCGACGCGGGGCGCGCGCAGACGCGCGGCGACGTCGGAGGCGAGCAGTCCCGCCTCGAAGGCCCAGGAGGAGAAGGTCCTCACCGAGGCCGAGCGACGGGCCAAGGTGGCACGTGAGTGACCGCTCGCGGCCATCGCGGCGAGCCAGTCCCGCAGGTCCGCCAGATCGAGGGTAGCCAGGGCGGGGTCGACGGGCTCGGTGTCTTTCTCACCGACGCCGAGGAAGCTCAGCAGATCACTGACGTCGACGAGATAGGCGCGCACGGTGTGCCCGGACAGGTCCCGTTGCAGGGCCAGGTAGCTGCGGTAGGAGGCGAGCAGATCAGCACGCGTCCTAGACATGGCAGGCCCCCTTGATGACGGTCCTCGCTGGCGAATGACATGGGTGAGACAGCTATAACAACGTGGCGACCTGTGAGCGGACCTCGGCGATGCGCTGCTCGTCGCGTTTGTAATGGGTCCATTTCCCAATACGCGTGGAGGTCACCAGCCCCTCACGCTCCAAAGCTCGCATGAAGGCCGATACGGTCGACTGAGCAAGCCCCACCTTGTCAGTGATCTGCTTGATGCAGACCCCGTACTCATCGGGATCCGCGATCCCCTGCTCAATAGGGAACTCCGCCCGAGGATCTCGGAGCCACTGAAGAATCCGGAGGCGCACCGGATGAGCGAGAACCTTGAGGGCGTCGACCATCACACCCAGGTCCGCAGAATCCGAATGACCTGCCGAATGACTCTGCACATCCTCCAGCATTGCCCCTCCCGCCCCTCTCTGTGCCGCGGCTCGAGGTTCGGGCGAGCATATCACTCGTCCTGAAACCGGCGTTCCGACACCGATACGCATCATGTGCCGAGGACGAGCTTGGCCCAGTAGATGCTGGCGATGAGGACCACCACACCGAGGAGCTGAGGGAGCGTCAAGGTCTCGGAGAAGAGGATATAGGCGTAGACGGCCGCGGCCACAGGCTGGAGCAGGGCGAACAGCGACCCGAGCTGCAGCGACATGAAGTGCATGGCGTGCGCCATGAGGGTCTGCCCGAGTATCTGAGAGGTCAACGCCAGGACGACGAGCAGCAGCCAGCCCTCTGCGGAACGCGGAAGCAGGTTCTCCCCACGCAGTATCGCCACCGCAAGACACACCGCAGCGCACCACAGACTGAGTAGTGCCATGATACGTGGCGCGGGATACCTCTTTCGCAGCCCCTGGGCGACAACAAGAAATCCCGTGTAGAAGAATGCCGTGGCCAAGGCCATCGCGTTTCCTAGCAGGTGCTCCGGGGCCGTATGAACACCGACCGGGGTCAGGAGAAGCAGCCCCCCGATCGCCAGGATCGCCGGAGAAACAAGTCTGACGTCAGGAACCTCCCTGAAGAGCACCCACCCGTAGATCGCCGCGGCGAAGGGGACAAGATTGGCCAGGAGGTTGGACTCAGCCAACGTGGTGTGGAAGAACGACATGTTCCACAGGCACAGGTCAATCGCCAGGAGGGCGCCGCCCAGGGCGATGGTGACATGGTCACGAAGGGGCATGCGTTCCCGCGCTCGGGACCTGCGTCGCAGTCCGACCCCGGTGTCGAGCAGGAGCAGCATGGGGGCGGCGATCAGAGACCGGAAGCCGCCGGTGGCGATCGGTCCGACCTCACTCAGCCGAACGAACACTCCCCCGAGCGCCAAACATCCCACTGCGAGCACTGCGCACGCAATCGCTCCTCCTCTCACCCGACCACCGACAGCACGACTCAGATGCTGCACCATCACGCCCCCTCCTCACCTCTAATTTCCGCTGTCACCGACCGTCAGCCGCCTCAAGCGGCCGGCTCCCGTATCCAGCGCGGCGATGCGACTTGCCACCAGCACCATAACCTACATATCGACAATATGCGATAGGTCGATTCATTGAGGGGCTTCAGCTGCTGGACGAGGGCCCGCGTCCTGCGCAAGTGCTGGCGCTGCCGTGAGCCTCTATCGCAAAGCCCCCATGGGCACGCTGTGCCCAAACAAGCAGGAACAAGCCGATCTGAGGGCAATTCCGAAAGTGTGCCTCCGGGTGCTAACGGCGTCTTCGCCAACCAGTGGCGGTGCGCTCCACCTTCCCCTCGAGCTCGAGGATCCCCAGTG
Coding sequences within it:
- a CDS encoding tyrosine recombinase XerC codes for the protein MSRTRADLLASYRSYLALQRDLSGHTVRAYLVDVSDLLSFLGVGEKDTEPVDPALATLDLADLRDWLAAMAASGHSRATLARRSASVRTFSSWAFEAGLLASDVAARLRAPRVDNRLPGVLTTQQASQLLKTAADLASDRQVLAVRDLAIIETLYATGVRVSELIGLDVADLDHSQRTLRVLGKGRKERTVPYGLPAARALEEWLRRRGEICAVDAGGALFLGARGRRIDPRAVRDVVHRLCSAAQVPDLGPHGLRHSTATHVLGGGADLRSVQELLGHSSLATTQRYTHVSAERLRSVYEQAFPRA
- a CDS encoding ArsR/SmtB family transcription factor; protein product: MLEDVQSHSAGHSDSADLGVMVDALKVLAHPVRLRILQWLRDPRAEFPIEQGIADPDEYGVCIKQITDKVGLAQSTVSAFMRALEREGLVTSTRIGKWTHYKRDEQRIAEVRSQVATLL
- a CDS encoding DMT family transporter, which translates into the protein MVQHLSRAVGGRVRGGAIACAVLAVGCLALGGVFVRLSEVGPIATGGFRSLIAAPMLLLLDTGVGLRRRSRARERMPLRDHVTIALGGALLAIDLCLWNMSFFHTTLAESNLLANLVPFAAAIYGWVLFREVPDVRLVSPAILAIGGLLLLTPVGVHTAPEHLLGNAMALATAFFYTGFLVVAQGLRKRYPAPRIMALLSLWCAAVCLAVAILRGENLLPRSAEGWLLLVVLALTSQILGQTLMAHAMHFMSLQLGSLFALLQPVAAAVYAYILFSETLTLPQLLGVVVLIASIYWAKLVLGT